In Choloepus didactylus isolate mChoDid1 chromosome 6, mChoDid1.pri, whole genome shotgun sequence, one DNA window encodes the following:
- the LOC119538103 gene encoding signal recognition particle 9 kDa protein: MPQYQTWEEFSRAAEKLYLADPMKARVVLKYRHSDGSLCIKVTDDLVCLVYRTDQAQDVKKIEKFHSQLMRLMVAKESRSVAMETD; the protein is encoded by the coding sequence ATGCCGCAGTACCAAACGTGGGAGGAGTTCAGCCGCGCGGCCGAGAAACTCTACCTCGCCGACCCTATGAAGGCACGTGTGGTTCTCAAATATAGGCATTCTGATGGAAGTCTGTGTATTAAAGTAACAGATGATTTAGTTTGTTTGGTGTATAGAACAGACCAAGCTCAAGATGTAAAGAAGATTGAGAAATTCCACAGTCAACTAATGCGACTTATGGTAGCCAAGGAATCCCGCAGTGTTGCCATGGAAACTGACTGA